One part of the Vitis riparia cultivar Riparia Gloire de Montpellier isolate 1030 chromosome 15, EGFV_Vit.rip_1.0, whole genome shotgun sequence genome encodes these proteins:
- the LOC117932450 gene encoding cell division control protein 2 homolog isoform X1, which yields MDQYEKVEKIGEGTYGVVYKARDRVTNETIALKKIRLEQEDEGVPSTAIREISLLKEMQHGNIVRLQDVVHSEKRLYLVFEYLDLDLKKHMDSSPDFAKDLRRIKMFLHQILRGIAYCHSHRVLHRDLKPQNLLIDRRTNALKLADFGLARAFGIPVRTFTHEVVTLWYRAPEILLGSRHYSTPVDVWSVGCIFAEMVNQRPLFPGDSEIDELFKIFRVLGTPNEDTWPGVTSLPDFKSAFPKWPPKDLATVVPNLESAGIDLLSKMLCLDPSRRITARSALEHEYFKDIGFVP from the exons ATGGACCAG TATGAAAAAGTTGAGAAGATTGGTGAAGGAACCTATGGTGTGGTTTATAAGGCTCGTGATCGTGTGACTAATGAGACTATAGCCTTGAAGAAGATCCGCTTGGAGCAGGAAGATGAAGGAGTACCAAGCACTGCTATCAGAGAGATTTCCCTCTTGAAAGAGATGCAACATGGTAACATTGTCAG GCTACAGGATGTAGTGCACAGTGAGAAGCGGTTATATCTAGTTTTTGAGTATCTGGACTTGGATCTGAAGAAGCACATGGATTCATCTCCGGATTTTGCCAAAGATTTACGTCGGATAAAG ATGTTCCTGCATCAGATTCTCCGTGGTATTGCTTATTGTCATTCTCATAGGGTTCTTCATCGAGATTTGAAGCCCCAGAACTTACTCATAGATCGTCGTACCAATGCATTAAAGCTGGCAGACTTTGGATTGGCAAGAGCATTTGGTATTCCTGTTAGGACATTTACACATGAG GTGGTGACCCTGTGGTACAGAGCACCCGAAATACTGCTTGGATCACGCCACTATTCTACTCCTGTTGATGTGTGGTCTGTGGGCTGTATATTTGCTGAGATGGTGAACCAGCGACCATTGTTTCCTGGGGACTCAGAGATTGATGAATTGTTCAAGATCTTCAG GGTATTGGGCACACCAAATGAGGATACATGGCCAGGAGTGACTTCTTTGCCTGATTTTAAGTCTGCCTTTCCTAAGTGGCCTCCTAAG GATCTTGCAACTGTTGTCCCAAATCTCGAATCAGCTGGCATTGATCTCCTTTCT AAAATGCTGTGCCTGGATCCCAGCAGAAGAATAACTGCCAGGAGTGCTCTTGAGCATGAGTACTTCAAAGATATTGGGTTTGTGCCCTGA
- the LOC117932450 gene encoding cell division control protein 2 homolog A isoform X2 translates to MYQYEKVEKIGEGTYGVVYKARDRVTNETIALKKIRLEQEDEGVPSTAIREISLLKEMQHGNIVRLQDVVHSEKRLYLVFEYLDLDLKKHMDSSPDFAKDLRRIKMFLHQILRGIAYCHSHRVLHRDLKPQNLLIDRRTNALKLADFGLARAFGIPVRTFTHEVVTLWYRAPEILLGSRHYSTPVDVWSVGCIFAEMVNQRPLFPGDSEIDELFKIFRVLGTPNEDTWPGVTSLPDFKSAFPKWPPKDLATVVPNLESAGIDLLSKMLCLDPSRRITARSALEHEYFKDIGFVP, encoded by the exons ATGTACCAGTATGAAAAAGTTGAGAAGATTGGTGAAGGAACCTATGGTGTGGTTTATAAGGCTCGTGATCGTGTGACTAATGAGACTATAGCCTTGAAGAAGATCCGCTTGGAGCAGGAAGATGAAGGAGTACCAAGCACTGCTATCAGAGAGATTTCCCTCTTGAAAGAGATGCAACATGGTAACATTGTCAG GCTACAGGATGTAGTGCACAGTGAGAAGCGGTTATATCTAGTTTTTGAGTATCTGGACTTGGATCTGAAGAAGCACATGGATTCATCTCCGGATTTTGCCAAAGATTTACGTCGGATAAAG ATGTTCCTGCATCAGATTCTCCGTGGTATTGCTTATTGTCATTCTCATAGGGTTCTTCATCGAGATTTGAAGCCCCAGAACTTACTCATAGATCGTCGTACCAATGCATTAAAGCTGGCAGACTTTGGATTGGCAAGAGCATTTGGTATTCCTGTTAGGACATTTACACATGAG GTGGTGACCCTGTGGTACAGAGCACCCGAAATACTGCTTGGATCACGCCACTATTCTACTCCTGTTGATGTGTGGTCTGTGGGCTGTATATTTGCTGAGATGGTGAACCAGCGACCATTGTTTCCTGGGGACTCAGAGATTGATGAATTGTTCAAGATCTTCAG GGTATTGGGCACACCAAATGAGGATACATGGCCAGGAGTGACTTCTTTGCCTGATTTTAAGTCTGCCTTTCCTAAGTGGCCTCCTAAG GATCTTGCAACTGTTGTCCCAAATCTCGAATCAGCTGGCATTGATCTCCTTTCT AAAATGCTGTGCCTGGATCCCAGCAGAAGAATAACTGCCAGGAGTGCTCTTGAGCATGAGTACTTCAAAGATATTGGGTTTGTGCCCTGA